In one window of Tumebacillus algifaecis DNA:
- a CDS encoding Nif3-like dinuclear metal center hexameric protein — MSAHKTATVREITAVLEEMAPLTLAESWDKVGLQVGDPKRAVKKVMLSLDSNDEGVIDEAIAKGVDLIIAHHAMIFKAVQTLRTDTPYGRKLQKLLTHNISVYVAHTNLDIAEGGINDILASRLHLERVEVLSRVHNTRLKKLVVFVPESHHEQVRKALGDAGAGWIGNYSHCTFSTPGHGTFVPQEGTSPFIGEQGVLEKVEEVRIETIVSDLNQDKVVQALLQAHPYEEVAYDIYPLEIMGQELGIGRVGDLVQEMTLGQFAQFVKQQFGVEHARVVGPHDRPVRRVAVLGGSGEEFYPEAIKKGADVFVTGDIRYHYAQDALADGLCMVDPGHNTEKVCLPSVAAFLEAKLREYGYDAEVLVSETNTEPFTFL; from the coding sequence ATGTCAGCACATAAGACGGCTACCGTTCGCGAGATCACGGCAGTTCTCGAAGAGATGGCACCGCTGACGTTGGCGGAGTCGTGGGACAAGGTCGGGCTACAGGTTGGCGACCCGAAGCGCGCGGTGAAAAAAGTGATGCTGTCGCTCGACAGCAACGATGAAGGCGTGATCGATGAAGCGATCGCGAAAGGTGTCGATCTGATCATCGCACACCATGCGATGATATTCAAAGCGGTGCAGACCTTGCGAACCGATACCCCGTATGGTCGCAAACTGCAAAAGCTGCTCACTCACAATATCAGCGTCTATGTGGCGCATACGAACCTCGACATCGCAGAAGGCGGCATCAATGACATTTTGGCGAGCCGTCTGCACTTGGAACGAGTCGAGGTGTTGAGCCGCGTACATAACACGCGTTTGAAAAAACTGGTCGTCTTCGTGCCGGAGTCTCACCATGAGCAGGTTCGCAAAGCGCTGGGGGATGCTGGGGCAGGCTGGATCGGCAATTACAGCCACTGCACATTTTCAACGCCTGGGCACGGCACTTTTGTCCCGCAGGAAGGCACGTCTCCGTTTATCGGCGAGCAGGGCGTGTTGGAAAAGGTGGAGGAAGTGCGCATCGAGACGATCGTAAGCGACCTCAATCAGGACAAAGTGGTACAGGCTTTGTTGCAAGCTCACCCCTATGAAGAGGTCGCCTATGACATCTACCCGCTGGAGATCATGGGGCAGGAACTGGGGATTGGACGTGTCGGCGATCTGGTGCAAGAGATGACGCTCGGCCAGTTTGCCCAGTTTGTCAAACAGCAGTTTGGAGTTGAGCACGCGCGAGTTGTCGGTCCGCATGACCGCCCGGTGCGCCGAGTCGCGGTGCTTGGCGGCTCCGGTGAGGAGTTTTACCCGGAGGCGATCAAGAAAGGCGCCGATGTATTTGTGACCGGGGACATTCGCTATCATTATGCCCAGGATGCGTTGGCCGATGGGTTGTGCATGGTCGATCCAGGACATAATACGGAAAAGGTCTGCCTGCCGAGCGTCGCCGCCTTTTTAGAAGCAAAACTGCGTGAATACGGGTACGATGCGGAAGTATTGGTGTCCGAAACGAACACCGAACCGTTCACTTTTTTGTAG
- a CDS encoding pyruvate, phosphate dikinase yields MIVSFAEGSIDQACLLGNKGARLADLMRLGCRVPDGFTLTTEACRAFYEAGEVLTSDIEEHLFAALGELECRTGKRFGDPSNPLLLAIRSGSPESMPGMMDTILNLGLNDAVVQGLAERTSDAEFAADCYRRFQQMYRTIATDVIPNDPKEQLLRAVAAVFASWNNRRAVVYRRIHGISDQLFTAANVQEMVFGNLGTRSASGVVFSRHPSTGAPALYGETLLGAQGDDVVSGMVTPHGIELLEERMPDVYAELVATVAHVEAHYQDMQEIEFTVQQGILFLLQTRDGKRTTEAAVKIAVDLVRAGLVDRRIALQRVESDAFQQLLHLRLDRTAVAVPLASGIPVVHGAVVGAIALDSETALTKSRAGHSVLLVRRETDPNDYEAMTVASGILTAFGGSTSHAAVTARPLGVPCIVGCAAISIDLKRRTIQIGHHTFAEGELLTLDGESGCVYAGALPLTEPELLPEVAVFRAWLNAEKQG; encoded by the coding sequence GTGATCGTAAGCTTTGCAGAAGGCAGCATCGATCAAGCCTGTCTGCTCGGCAACAAAGGGGCTCGCTTGGCAGATCTGATGCGACTGGGCTGCCGCGTGCCAGACGGTTTCACGTTGACGACAGAAGCGTGCCGTGCTTTTTATGAGGCAGGGGAGGTACTGACGTCGGACATTGAAGAGCATCTCTTCGCCGCGCTTGGCGAGTTGGAATGTCGGACGGGCAAACGGTTTGGCGACCCGTCCAACCCGCTTCTGCTCGCGATTCGCTCCGGCAGCCCCGAATCGATGCCCGGCATGATGGACACGATTCTCAACCTCGGGCTGAATGATGCGGTCGTGCAAGGATTGGCTGAACGGACGAGTGACGCTGAATTTGCAGCAGACTGTTACCGCCGCTTTCAACAGATGTATCGGACCATTGCCACCGATGTGATCCCAAACGATCCGAAAGAGCAGTTGCTTCGCGCTGTGGCGGCGGTGTTCGCCTCGTGGAACAACCGCAGAGCTGTGGTGTATCGACGCATACACGGCATCTCCGATCAATTGTTTACGGCGGCGAATGTGCAGGAGATGGTGTTTGGCAATCTGGGAACGCGATCGGCATCTGGTGTGGTGTTTTCACGCCATCCATCGACCGGTGCACCAGCGTTATACGGCGAAACGCTGCTGGGAGCTCAAGGTGACGATGTGGTGTCGGGTATGGTTACTCCGCATGGCATCGAGTTGTTAGAAGAGCGGATGCCTGACGTGTACGCGGAGCTTGTTGCGACCGTAGCTCACGTGGAAGCACATTACCAAGATATGCAGGAGATCGAATTTACTGTCCAGCAAGGAATTCTTTTCCTCCTGCAAACGCGGGATGGCAAACGCACGACCGAAGCGGCTGTGAAAATCGCCGTCGATCTGGTGCGCGCAGGTCTGGTGGACAGACGGATCGCTCTACAGCGCGTCGAGAGCGATGCATTCCAGCAACTGCTGCATCTTCGTCTTGACCGCACAGCAGTGGCAGTTCCGCTGGCGAGTGGCATTCCGGTCGTGCATGGCGCTGTGGTCGGCGCCATCGCGCTCGACAGCGAAACTGCGCTTACCAAGAGCCGGGCCGGACATTCGGTATTGCTCGTCCGGCGCGAGACCGACCCGAACGATTATGAGGCGATGACAGTAGCGAGTGGTATCCTCACCGCCTTTGGCGGCTCGACCTCGCACGCGGCAGTCACGGCCAGACCACTTGGCGTACCTTGCATCGTCGGGTGTGCGGCGATCTCGATCGACCTAAAACGGCGAACGATCCAGATTGGTCACCACACCTTCGCGGAGGGCGAACTGCTGACTCTTGACGGGGAGTCGGGGTGTGTCTATGCAGGCGCATTGCCATTGACCGAGCCTGAACTTCTGCCAGAAGTCGCCGTTTTTCGCGCCTGGTTGAACGCTGAAAAACAAGGATAA
- the rpoD gene encoding RNA polymerase sigma factor RpoD, translating into MVKKVKDTDTQQMSLEEVKQMLTEVGKKRGVITYSEIMDKLSPFDQDSDQIDEFFDHLSEQGVEVINETDDESSFADDDDDDDDDDENGPKNLDDEEEFDLEDLSVPPGIKINDPVRMYLKEIGRVPLLSAEEEISLALRIEKGDEEAKRRLAEANLRLVVSIAKRYVGRGMLFLDLIQEGNMGLIKAVEKFDHQKGFKFSTYATWWIRQAITRAIADQARTIRIPVHMVETINKLIRISRQLLQELGREPSAEEIAAEMDMSPDKVREILKIAQEPVSLETPIGEEDDSHLGDFIEDQDALAPADAAAYELLKEQLEDVLDTLTEREENVLRLRFGLDDGRTRTLEEVGKVFGVTRERIRQIEAKALRKLRHPSRSKRLKDFLE; encoded by the coding sequence ATGGTGAAAAAGGTGAAAGACACAGATACTCAACAGATGTCTCTTGAAGAAGTAAAACAAATGCTTACCGAAGTAGGGAAGAAGCGTGGCGTGATCACCTACAGTGAGATCATGGACAAACTTTCTCCGTTCGATCAGGATTCGGATCAAATCGATGAATTCTTTGACCACCTCTCGGAGCAGGGGGTTGAGGTGATCAACGAAACAGACGATGAATCGTCGTTCGCAGATGATGATGACGATGACGATGACGACGATGAAAACGGCCCGAAGAATCTCGATGATGAAGAAGAGTTTGACCTTGAAGATCTGAGCGTACCGCCGGGGATCAAGATCAATGATCCGGTACGCATGTATCTCAAAGAGATCGGTCGCGTGCCGTTGCTTTCGGCAGAAGAGGAGATCAGTCTCGCGCTGCGCATCGAAAAAGGGGATGAAGAGGCGAAGCGCCGTCTGGCAGAAGCGAACTTGCGATTGGTTGTATCCATCGCTAAGCGTTATGTTGGCCGAGGGATGCTGTTCCTTGATTTGATTCAAGAGGGGAACATGGGTCTGATCAAAGCTGTTGAGAAATTTGATCATCAAAAAGGTTTCAAGTTCTCCACGTACGCAACTTGGTGGATTCGCCAGGCGATCACGCGTGCGATCGCAGACCAAGCCAGGACGATTCGGATTCCTGTTCATATGGTGGAAACGATCAACAAGTTGATCCGCATTTCCCGCCAGCTTCTGCAAGAATTGGGGCGCGAACCTTCCGCGGAAGAGATCGCTGCAGAAATGGACATGAGCCCGGACAAAGTCCGCGAGATTTTGAAAATCGCGCAAGAGCCGGTCTCGCTCGAAACGCCGATCGGTGAAGAGGACGATTCCCATCTCGGTGACTTTATCGAAGACCAAGACGCACTGGCTCCGGCCGACGCAGCTGCTTATGAATTGCTCAAAGAGCAGTTGGAAGATGTGCTCGATACGCTGACAGAACGTGAAGAAAACGTGCTCCGCCTGCGCTTCGGTCTCGATGATGGCCGTACCCGCACGCTCGAAGAAGTCGGGAAAGTCTTTGGCGTCACACGTGAGCGGATTCGTCAGATCGAGGCGAAAGCGCTGCGCAAACTGCGCCACCCGAGCCGCTCCAAGCGTCTCAAGGACTTCCTTGAGTAG
- a CDS encoding helix-turn-helix domain-containing protein, with protein MYLEKGMGYKSVASELQIPDHSMVRKWVKNYKTLGAEGLEERRGKTRTPFTGRPRTKKLTLEQEVQKLRAENDFLKKLLLLQRR; from the coding sequence ATGTATTTGGAAAAAGGAATGGGTTATAAATCGGTCGCAAGTGAGCTGCAGATCCCCGACCACAGCATGGTAAGGAAGTGGGTCAAAAACTACAAAACGCTTGGGGCGGAGGGCTTAGAGGAGCGCAGAGGAAAGACGAGAACACCGTTCACTGGTCGTCCGAGAACGAAAAAGCTTACGCTCGAACAAGAAGTGCAAAAGTTGAGAGCGGAGAACGACTTTTTAAAAAAGCTGTTGCTTTTGCAAAGGAGGTGA
- a CDS encoding helix-turn-helix transcriptional regulator, giving the protein MVDTIDLTKRQGQILEIVREEGPITGEQIADKLGLTRATLRPDLAILTMAGFLEARPRVGYFYAGKKSGQIFGEQLRKLQVKQYKSVPVVINEDASVYDAIVMMFMEDVGSIFVVKEQGILSGVISRKDLLKVAIGNQDTHKVPVSLTMTRMPNIVTLAPEDSVYEAAKRLIDYAIDSIPVVRPIDDAGKQLEVVGRFTKTTIAKIFVELGEINEV; this is encoded by the coding sequence GTGGTGGACACCATCGATCTGACCAAACGCCAAGGACAAATCCTTGAGATCGTGCGCGAAGAAGGGCCGATCACAGGTGAGCAGATCGCAGATAAACTGGGACTGACCAGAGCGACACTGCGTCCAGATCTGGCGATTTTGACGATGGCCGGTTTCTTAGAAGCTAGACCGCGTGTCGGGTATTTTTACGCCGGAAAAAAATCCGGCCAGATTTTTGGAGAACAGCTCCGCAAACTACAAGTGAAGCAGTACAAATCTGTTCCAGTCGTAATCAACGAAGACGCGTCCGTCTACGATGCGATCGTTATGATGTTTATGGAAGATGTGGGCAGTATTTTTGTGGTGAAAGAGCAAGGCATCTTGTCGGGTGTCATCTCACGCAAGGATTTGCTGAAGGTGGCGATCGGCAATCAGGACACGCATAAAGTGCCAGTGTCGCTGACGATGACGCGGATGCCGAACATCGTGACGCTGGCACCAGAGGACAGCGTGTATGAAGCGGCAAAGCGCTTGATCGACTATGCGATCGACTCAATCCCGGTCGTGCGGCCGATCGATGATGCGGGCAAGCAATTGGAAGTGGTCGGCCGGTTTACGAAAACAACAATCGCCAAGATCTTTGTCGAGCTTGGTGAGATCAATGAAGTATAG
- a CDS encoding pyruvate, water dikinase regulatory protein — translation MTPIVYVISDSVGETAEFVVRAAASQFNGSRAEIRRISYVDDMEPIRETVQAAKEIGALIAYTLVIPELKEGLVREAQEHGVTAVDIMGPMVSAFQSNFQAEPKNRPGLLHQLDDEYFRRVEAIEFAVKYDDGKDPRGLLRADVILIGVSRTSKTPLSMFLAHKRLKAANVPLVPEVEPPEELFEVSPHKVIGLTISVGELNLIRTERLKALGLREEANYAAFERIKLELEYAERIMKKIGCPMIDVSNKAVEETASIILDQIKRGSRRS, via the coding sequence ATGACGCCGATCGTGTATGTAATCTCTGACTCTGTTGGCGAGACGGCCGAATTTGTGGTGCGTGCCGCCGCTAGCCAATTTAACGGGAGCCGTGCTGAGATCAGACGGATTTCCTACGTGGATGATATGGAACCGATTCGGGAGACGGTGCAGGCGGCCAAGGAGATTGGGGCATTGATCGCCTATACGCTGGTCATTCCGGAATTAAAAGAAGGACTGGTGCGAGAGGCGCAGGAGCATGGTGTGACGGCTGTCGATATCATGGGGCCGATGGTGTCCGCCTTTCAGTCAAACTTTCAAGCGGAGCCGAAGAATCGCCCAGGCTTGTTGCATCAGCTGGACGATGAGTATTTCCGCCGTGTGGAAGCGATCGAGTTTGCTGTCAAGTACGATGATGGCAAGGACCCGCGCGGTCTGTTGCGCGCCGATGTGATTTTGATCGGTGTTTCGCGTACATCGAAAACACCGCTGTCGATGTTCTTGGCCCACAAGCGGCTGAAAGCGGCGAACGTGCCGCTGGTGCCGGAGGTAGAACCGCCAGAGGAATTGTTTGAGGTGTCGCCGCATAAAGTGATCGGCTTGACGATCTCGGTGGGCGAGCTCAATCTGATCCGCACGGAGCGTTTGAAGGCGCTGGGATTGCGAGAAGAGGCGAACTACGCCGCGTTTGAACGGATCAAGTTGGAACTGGAGTATGCGGAGCGGATCATGAAAAAGATCGGCTGCCCGATGATCGATGTTTCGAACAAAGCGGTCGAGGAGACGGCGAGCATCATCTTGGATCAGATTAAGCGGGGGAGCCGCAGATCGTGA
- a CDS encoding tRNA (adenine(22)-N(1))-methyltransferase, with product MINISERLARIATFVPSGVRTADIGSDHAYLPIYLVQRGQAVQAVAGELNEGPYLGAERNVRSNGLADRISVRRGDGLAVLKPGEVDVITVSGMGGGTIRDILAAGVEKLAGVSRLILSPQGDGDSLRRWLLQHGWKIVDEDMLVEDDKLYEFVVAERGEMVLDNPLQLEFGPLLLQRKHPLILERVEYELGKVALALKGVEKAKGESGQERRDALQKRREQLEEVRTYVST from the coding sequence TTGATCAACATATCGGAACGTTTGGCACGGATTGCAACATTTGTGCCCAGTGGAGTACGGACGGCAGACATCGGGAGCGATCATGCCTATTTGCCGATCTATCTCGTGCAGCGCGGACAGGCGGTGCAAGCTGTGGCTGGTGAATTGAATGAAGGACCCTATCTTGGCGCGGAACGCAACGTGCGGTCGAACGGCTTGGCCGATCGCATTTCGGTGCGCCGTGGAGACGGGCTAGCGGTGCTGAAGCCTGGCGAAGTGGACGTGATCACCGTGTCTGGCATGGGCGGAGGGACGATCCGCGACATTTTAGCTGCCGGGGTCGAGAAGTTGGCAGGTGTTTCTCGATTGATCCTGTCTCCACAGGGCGATGGCGACTCGTTGCGGCGCTGGCTTTTGCAACACGGATGGAAAATCGTAGATGAAGACATGCTGGTCGAGGACGACAAGCTGTACGAATTTGTCGTTGCGGAGCGTGGTGAAATGGTGCTCGATAACCCGTTGCAATTAGAGTTTGGCCCCCTGCTTTTACAGCGCAAACATCCGTTGATCTTGGAACGGGTCGAGTATGAGCTGGGCAAGGTCGCGTTGGCGTTAAAAGGGGTGGAGAAGGCCAAAGGCGAAAGCGGGCAAGAGAGACGCGATGCGCTGCAAAAGCGGCGTGAGCAACTGGAGGAGGTACGAACGTATGTCAGCACATAA
- the trhA gene encoding PAQR family membrane homeostasis protein TrhA, whose protein sequence is MWFLRFREPVNTWTHLVTCLAAIVGMVLLIVWSRESAAKVSVMVIYGLSLIVLFLASAVYHAVRSTPEKILALKKFDHMAIYLLIAGTYTPVLAYGLDGAWRITMLAVVWALAIAGMVVKLWLIHAPRYLSTLLYVGLGWIAVVPFVKLIETLPSGAMWLMFAGGVAYTVGAVIYATKWFDWMPGKFGFHEIFHLWVSAGATLHFLMVARYIAL, encoded by the coding sequence ATGTGGTTTTTGCGGTTTCGAGAGCCAGTCAATACGTGGACGCATTTGGTGACGTGTTTGGCGGCCATTGTCGGGATGGTACTGTTGATCGTGTGGTCGCGGGAAAGCGCGGCAAAAGTGTCGGTGATGGTCATCTACGGGTTGAGCTTGATCGTGCTGTTTTTGGCGAGTGCAGTCTATCATGCAGTTCGTTCGACGCCGGAGAAGATCTTGGCGCTGAAGAAGTTTGACCACATGGCCATCTACTTGCTGATCGCAGGCACGTATACACCGGTGTTGGCGTATGGTCTGGACGGGGCGTGGCGGATCACGATGCTCGCAGTCGTCTGGGCGCTGGCGATCGCTGGGATGGTCGTGAAATTGTGGTTGATCCATGCACCGCGCTATCTCTCAACGCTACTCTATGTCGGGTTGGGTTGGATCGCGGTGGTGCCGTTTGTCAAATTGATCGAGACGCTTCCGTCGGGGGCGATGTGGCTGATGTTTGCAGGCGGCGTGGCGTACACGGTCGGGGCGGTGATTTATGCGACCAAGTGGTTCGACTGGATGCCAGGCAAATTTGGTTTTCATGAGATCTTCCATCTGTGGGTCTCGGCAGGCGCGACACTGCACTTCTTGATGGTGGCGCGATACATTGCGCTGTAA
- the dnaG gene encoding DNA primase encodes MKKRLPEEIIERVRQHFDIVDVVGEFVPLKKSGRGYMGCCPFHNEKSPSFSVSQDKQLYHCFGCGASGNLFSFLMDKEGITFFEAVEQLAKRANIALPVEELEDIDSPEYKRRKEMFRAHDLAAKYYHHILMNTDAGLPGLQYLESRGITKTIIETFQLGYAPNDWDVLVKFLKKRGFAEDLLVEAGLLSQSEKYKGRYYDKFRYRVMFPIHDGQGQVIGFGGRILEKGEPKYLNSPETPLFSKGRHLYNLHRARPVMRQEGRVILLEGYMDVIMAFQHGMPNTVAALGTALTNDQVRLLQRNVEEIVMMYDGDAAGQKAALRSSEVIKESGAAVKARVATIPDGLDPDDFLRKYGKDAFVRVVLDNSSSMTAFRMHSLRKEFNLGTQTGKEDYIKEVIHKLLVQVNSPIELETLLRELSEEFGYPKEALEKELLLAKKSPPAGDKPDRKWNTNRNNAGEVSFAGTGKLLPAHINAERKLLTYMLIDEGVARQVQYALADEFSVDEHGALAAHLYAYYAEHTQANPSLFISGLEDRELLKLSTALMMEADHLDRRSDRVDALVHEYIQCIKVYHLQLEMKRYERQMIDYGNRGDTEGMQAAYDEMNRVKSIIQSLDNAQADI; translated from the coding sequence ATGAAAAAGCGTCTGCCTGAGGAAATCATCGAACGAGTACGTCAGCACTTCGACATTGTCGATGTGGTCGGTGAATTTGTGCCTCTGAAGAAGAGCGGCCGCGGGTATATGGGTTGCTGTCCTTTCCACAATGAGAAATCGCCGTCTTTTTCCGTCTCGCAAGACAAACAGCTTTACCATTGTTTTGGCTGCGGAGCGAGCGGCAACCTCTTCTCTTTCCTGATGGATAAGGAAGGGATCACGTTTTTCGAAGCGGTGGAGCAACTGGCCAAGCGGGCTAACATCGCGCTTCCTGTCGAAGAGTTGGAAGACATCGATTCGCCTGAGTACAAGCGGCGCAAGGAGATGTTTCGCGCCCATGATTTGGCGGCAAAATACTATCACCACATCCTGATGAACACAGATGCAGGGCTGCCGGGGCTTCAGTATCTCGAATCGCGCGGGATCACCAAGACGATCATCGAGACGTTCCAGCTTGGCTATGCACCGAACGATTGGGATGTGCTCGTTAAGTTCCTTAAGAAGCGTGGATTTGCCGAAGATTTGCTCGTCGAAGCAGGTTTATTGTCGCAAAGCGAGAAATATAAAGGCAGATACTACGACAAGTTCCGCTATCGTGTGATGTTTCCGATCCATGACGGGCAGGGACAGGTGATTGGATTTGGCGGACGGATTCTCGAAAAAGGGGAGCCCAAGTACCTCAACTCTCCGGAGACGCCGTTGTTTTCAAAAGGACGCCATCTCTACAATTTGCATCGGGCCAGACCCGTGATGCGCCAAGAAGGACGGGTCATCCTGTTAGAAGGCTACATGGATGTGATCATGGCATTCCAGCACGGCATGCCAAATACGGTCGCCGCCTTGGGAACCGCCTTGACCAACGACCAAGTTCGCTTGTTGCAACGCAATGTGGAAGAGATCGTCATGATGTACGACGGTGACGCTGCCGGTCAGAAAGCAGCCCTTCGATCGTCCGAAGTCATCAAAGAATCTGGTGCAGCAGTCAAAGCAAGGGTCGCCACCATCCCTGATGGATTGGACCCGGATGATTTTCTGAGGAAGTATGGTAAAGATGCGTTCGTCCGTGTCGTGCTCGACAACTCAAGCTCGATGACGGCGTTTCGCATGCATTCGCTTCGAAAAGAGTTCAACCTTGGCACACAAACAGGCAAGGAAGATTACATCAAAGAAGTGATTCACAAACTGCTCGTTCAGGTCAACTCACCTATTGAACTGGAAACGTTACTTCGTGAACTGAGTGAAGAGTTCGGCTACCCGAAAGAGGCGTTGGAGAAGGAACTTCTGCTCGCGAAGAAAAGCCCTCCTGCGGGGGATAAACCTGACAGGAAGTGGAATACTAATAGAAATAATGCGGGTGAAGTGAGCTTTGCAGGCACAGGAAAATTGTTGCCGGCTCATATCAACGCAGAGCGGAAACTCCTTACTTATATGTTAATCGATGAAGGGGTAGCAAGACAAGTTCAATACGCGTTGGCTGATGAATTTTCTGTGGATGAGCACGGGGCGCTTGCCGCCCATCTTTACGCCTACTATGCAGAACACACCCAAGCGAACCCGTCGCTGTTCATCAGCGGCTTAGAGGATCGCGAGTTGTTAAAGCTGTCCACTGCACTCATGATGGAAGCGGACCATTTAGATCGGCGCTCCGATCGTGTCGATGCACTGGTACACGAATATATCCAATGCATCAAGGTGTATCATTTGCAATTGGAAATGAAACGTTATGAACGGCAGATGATCGATTATGGAAATCGAGGCGACACAGAAGGAATGCAGGCGGCATATGACGAAATGAATCGTGTGAAGTCAATCATTCAATCTCTGGATAATGCGCAAGCCGATATATAA
- a CDS encoding acyl-CoA dehydrogenase, producing the protein MNFDLTQDQIMIRNTVRDFAEAEIKPKAEHVDKTGEFPYDTFMKMGELGFLGLPISEEYGGAGADTIAYALAVEEVGRACGSHGLSYAAAVSLGCNPFAAFGTEEQKQKWLVPLAEGKILGAFGLTEPNAGSDASGTQTTAVLEGDEWVVNGSKCFITNVSFAKVCVVTALTDRSRGSKGITAIIVPTDTPGFSTSTPYEKLGLKGSNTAEIILDNVRVPKENVLGTVNDGFIQFMKTLDGGRISIGALSVGIAQAAYEAALQYAKERKQFGQSISKFQAIQFKLADMAMHIELARNAVHKAAWLKDQGRPFGKEAAMAKLFASEICMKACDQAVQIHGGYGYMKEYPVERMFRDAKLMEIGEGTSEIQRIVIARHIGC; encoded by the coding sequence TTGAACTTTGACTTAACGCAAGATCAGATTATGATTCGCAACACCGTGCGTGATTTTGCAGAAGCAGAAATCAAGCCGAAAGCGGAACATGTAGACAAGACGGGAGAATTCCCGTATGACACTTTTATGAAAATGGGCGAGCTCGGCTTCTTGGGACTGCCGATCTCCGAGGAATACGGCGGTGCAGGGGCTGACACCATCGCCTACGCGCTGGCCGTCGAGGAAGTCGGTCGTGCTTGCGGTTCGCACGGTCTGTCTTACGCGGCAGCAGTATCGCTCGGTTGCAACCCGTTTGCCGCATTTGGGACAGAAGAGCAAAAACAAAAATGGCTCGTTCCGCTCGCAGAAGGGAAAATCCTCGGTGCATTCGGATTGACCGAACCGAACGCAGGCTCGGACGCATCGGGCACGCAAACCACCGCAGTCCTCGAAGGCGATGAATGGGTGGTAAACGGTTCCAAATGCTTTATCACAAACGTTTCCTTCGCGAAAGTCTGCGTCGTCACGGCATTGACCGACCGTTCCCGCGGTTCGAAAGGCATCACCGCGATCATCGTGCCGACCGATACTCCGGGATTCTCGACCTCCACGCCATATGAAAAACTCGGTCTGAAAGGATCGAACACGGCAGAGATCATCCTCGATAACGTGCGCGTTCCAAAAGAAAACGTGCTGGGCACTGTCAACGATGGCTTCATTCAATTTATGAAAACGCTTGACGGCGGCCGCATCTCGATCGGTGCGTTGTCGGTCGGGATTGCACAAGCTGCCTATGAAGCAGCGTTGCAGTACGCAAAAGAGCGCAAACAGTTTGGTCAATCGATCTCCAAGTTTCAAGCGATCCAATTCAAGCTGGCCGATATGGCGATGCACATTGAACTGGCGCGCAACGCGGTGCATAAAGCCGCTTGGCTGAAAGACCAAGGGCGTCCGTTCGGCAAAGAAGCGGCGATGGCTAAACTGTTCGCTTCTGAGATCTGTATGAAAGCTTGTGACCAAGCGGTTCAAATTCATGGTGGCTACGGCTACATGAAAGAATATCCGGTGGAGCGCATGTTCCGCGACGCGAAGCTGATGGAAATCGGGGAAGGTACTTCTGAGATCCAACGCATCGTCATCGCTCGTCACATCGGTTGCTAA
- a CDS encoding gamma-glutamylcyclotransferase family protein, which translates to MAYFFAYGVSTDPERMQQEMGGYKSYQKAVLPDHACTFTYNPDYDGGATTLVQSQGDEALGVIYEIEESQLALFAEVDAEYALHKMQVQAGGELIEAYVLLPIEEETLTLPVSNYLERVRKGLMVHHAVEDVERYLQAGLARVTSSDRH; encoded by the coding sequence ATGGCCTACTTTTTTGCCTATGGTGTCAGTACCGATCCGGAGCGCATGCAACAGGAGATGGGCGGGTACAAATCGTATCAGAAAGCGGTTTTGCCCGACCATGCCTGTACGTTTACGTATAACCCAGACTATGACGGAGGTGCGACGACGCTGGTCCAGAGTCAAGGGGATGAGGCGCTCGGTGTGATCTATGAGATTGAGGAGAGCCAACTCGCCTTGTTTGCAGAAGTGGATGCTGAGTATGCGCTGCACAAAATGCAGGTGCAGGCGGGCGGCGAATTGATTGAGGCCTATGTGCTGCTGCCGATCGAAGAAGAGACGTTGACTTTACCTGTATCCAACTATTTGGAGCGTGTGCGAAAAGGGTTGATGGTACATCATGCGGTGGAAGATGTGGAGCGTTATTTGCAGGCGGGTCTGGCACGGGTGACCTCCAGCGATCGTCACTAG